In a genomic window of Streptomyces pristinaespiralis:
- a CDS encoding MIP/aquaporin family protein: MPEPTSKSRLIGELSAEFAGTMILILIGCGVVAQVVAGGALTDGALGDHDSIAWAWGLGVVLGVYVAARISGAHINPAVTLALAAFKGFPWRKVLPYALAQTAGAFVAALLVRWNYSEVLAKADPGHTDKTEIVFSTLPGNGGLPISQFGAFRDQIIGTALLVLLVFAVTDLLNTPPGANLAPFIIGLIVVAIGMAWGTNAGYAINPARDLGPRLAAFLTGYGGAWRDQYGDLYFWVPIAGPLIGGLVGALLYRLLISRFLPVAEQEPGRVPAPDK; the protein is encoded by the coding sequence ATGCCGGAACCGACGTCCAAGTCACGTCTCATCGGTGAACTCTCTGCCGAGTTCGCCGGCACCATGATCCTCATCCTCATCGGATGCGGTGTCGTCGCACAGGTCGTCGCAGGCGGTGCGCTGACCGACGGCGCACTGGGCGACCACGACAGCATCGCCTGGGCCTGGGGCCTGGGCGTCGTCCTGGGCGTCTACGTGGCGGCAAGGATCAGCGGCGCCCACATCAACCCCGCGGTGACCCTCGCCCTGGCGGCCTTCAAAGGCTTCCCGTGGCGCAAGGTCCTGCCGTACGCCCTGGCCCAGACCGCGGGCGCCTTCGTGGCCGCCCTGCTGGTGCGCTGGAACTACAGCGAGGTGCTGGCCAAGGCCGACCCCGGCCACACCGACAAGACGGAGATCGTCTTCTCCACCCTGCCGGGCAACGGCGGACTCCCGATCAGCCAGTTCGGCGCCTTCCGTGACCAGATCATCGGCACCGCCCTGCTGGTACTGCTCGTCTTCGCCGTCACCGACCTGCTCAACACACCGCCGGGCGCGAATCTCGCCCCCTTCATCATCGGCCTGATCGTCGTCGCCATCGGCATGGCCTGGGGAACCAACGCCGGCTACGCGATCAACCCCGCCCGTGACCTCGGACCCCGCCTGGCGGCATTCCTGACGGGCTACGGAGGCGCCTGGCGAGATCAGTACGGCGACCTCTACTTCTGGGTGCCCATCGCCGGCCCCCTGATCGGCGGCCTGGTCGGAGCGCTGCTCTACCGCCTGCTGATCAGCCGCTTCCTGCCCGTCGCCGAACAGGAACCCGGCCGGGTGCCCGCGCCGGACAAGTGA
- a CDS encoding GH1 family beta-glucosidase, whose translation MTTATRHVAPAAQAPATRTFPQGFLWGTATAAYQIEGAAALDGRTPSIWDTYARTPGKVRNGDTGDIATDHYHRWREDVAIMADLGVGAYRFSIAWPRVQPTGRGPAVQKGLDFYRRLTDELLDKGIQPVATLYHWDLPQELEDAGGWPERATADRFAQYAALAADALGDRVHTWTTLNEPWCSAFLGYGSGVHAPGRTEPVAALRAAHHLNLAHGKAVQALRANLPAAAQVSVTLNIHHVRPLTTAEPDVDAARRIDALANRVFTGPMFEGAYPADLLRDTAHLTDWSFVRDGDTADIKQRLDFLGVNYYTPTLVSAAADGTHHGSDGHGRSDHSPWPGADNVAFHLPPGNTTAMGWAVDPTGMHDLLLRLSADLPGTPLVITENGAAFDDYVDPSGEVRDPDRIAYLHGHLTAVHQAIEAGVDVRGYFLWSLLDNFEWGYGYSKRFGTIYVDYPTGKRIPKASSRWYANLARTSTLTPLD comes from the coding sequence GTGACCACCGCAACCCGGCACGTCGCCCCCGCCGCCCAGGCGCCCGCCACCCGCACCTTCCCGCAGGGCTTCCTGTGGGGCACGGCGACCGCCGCGTACCAGATCGAGGGAGCAGCCGCGCTGGACGGCCGCACCCCTTCCATCTGGGACACCTACGCCCGCACCCCGGGCAAGGTCCGCAACGGCGACACCGGCGACATCGCCACCGACCACTACCACCGCTGGCGCGAGGACGTCGCCATCATGGCCGACCTCGGCGTCGGCGCCTACCGGTTCTCCATCGCCTGGCCGCGCGTACAGCCCACCGGCCGCGGCCCGGCGGTACAGAAGGGACTGGACTTCTACCGCCGCCTCACCGACGAACTGCTCGACAAGGGCATCCAGCCCGTCGCCACCCTCTACCACTGGGACCTGCCGCAGGAACTCGAGGACGCCGGCGGCTGGCCCGAGCGGGCCACCGCCGACCGGTTCGCCCAGTACGCCGCACTCGCCGCCGACGCCCTGGGCGACCGGGTGCACACCTGGACCACGCTCAACGAGCCCTGGTGCAGCGCCTTCCTCGGCTACGGCTCCGGTGTGCACGCACCCGGCCGCACCGAGCCGGTCGCCGCCCTGCGCGCCGCCCACCACCTCAACCTCGCGCACGGCAAGGCGGTCCAGGCACTGCGCGCCAACCTGCCCGCCGCCGCGCAGGTGTCCGTCACCCTCAACATCCACCACGTCCGCCCGCTCACCACGGCGGAGCCCGACGTGGACGCCGCGCGCCGCATCGACGCCCTCGCCAACCGCGTCTTCACCGGACCGATGTTCGAGGGCGCCTACCCCGCCGACCTGCTGCGCGACACGGCCCACCTCACGGACTGGTCCTTCGTACGCGACGGCGACACCGCCGACATCAAGCAGCGGCTCGACTTCCTGGGCGTCAACTACTACACACCCACACTGGTCTCCGCCGCCGCCGACGGCACACACCACGGCTCCGACGGCCACGGCAGAAGCGACCACAGCCCCTGGCCGGGCGCCGACAACGTGGCCTTCCACCTCCCGCCCGGCAACACCACCGCCATGGGCTGGGCCGTCGACCCGACCGGCATGCACGACCTCCTGCTGCGCCTGAGCGCCGACCTGCCCGGCACACCCCTGGTGATCACCGAGAACGGCGCGGCCTTCGACGACTACGTCGACCCGAGCGGCGAGGTCCGCGACCCGGACCGGATCGCCTACCTCCACGGCCACCTCACCGCGGTCCACCAGGCGATCGAGGCGGGCGTGGACGTACGCGGCTACTTCCTCTGGTCCCTCCTCGACAACTTCGAGTGGGGCTACGGCTACAGCAAGCGCTTCGGCACGATCTACGTCGACTACCCCACGGGCAAGCGCATCCCCAAGGCAAGCTCACGCTGGTACGCGAACCTGGCACGCACCAGCACACTCACTCCCCTCGACTGA
- a CDS encoding glutathione-independent formaldehyde dehydrogenase: MKAVVYKGPFEVAVEQVEKPGIQHPNDVIVRVTSTAICGSDLHMYEGRTAAEPGIVFGHENLGIIEETGDGVSSLKPGDRVVMPFNVACGFCKNCTAGFTGFCVTVNPGFAGGAYGYVAMGPYSGGQAEYVRVPYADFNCLKLPEGDAHESDFVLLADIFPTGYHGNELADVRPGESVAVYGGGPVGLMAAYSAMLRGAKKVFVVDRVTERLQKAEEIGAIPVNFTEGSPVEQIKDQTAGEGTDKGIDAVGYQAQSQARGEEREEPATVLNSLVETVRPTGALGIPGLYVPADPGGPDEQAKKGMLLVAIGRLFEKGLRLGTGQCNVKRYNRQLRDMIIEGRARPGFVVSHELSLDEAPSAYEKFDKRVEGYTKVVLHPNR; the protein is encoded by the coding sequence ATGAAGGCCGTCGTCTACAAGGGGCCGTTCGAAGTAGCGGTCGAGCAAGTGGAGAAGCCCGGGATCCAACACCCGAACGACGTGATCGTCCGCGTGACGTCGACAGCGATCTGCGGTTCCGACCTGCACATGTACGAGGGCCGCACCGCCGCCGAGCCGGGCATCGTCTTCGGCCACGAGAACCTCGGGATCATCGAGGAGACCGGGGACGGCGTGTCGTCCCTCAAGCCGGGTGACCGGGTGGTCATGCCCTTCAACGTCGCCTGCGGATTCTGCAAGAACTGCACGGCCGGCTTCACGGGCTTCTGCGTGACCGTGAACCCCGGATTCGCCGGCGGTGCGTACGGCTACGTCGCGATGGGGCCGTACAGCGGAGGCCAGGCCGAGTACGTGCGGGTGCCGTATGCCGACTTCAACTGCCTGAAGCTCCCGGAGGGCGACGCCCACGAGAGCGACTTCGTCCTGCTCGCCGACATCTTCCCCACCGGTTACCACGGCAACGAGCTGGCCGACGTCCGTCCGGGCGAGAGCGTGGCGGTGTACGGCGGCGGGCCCGTCGGGCTGATGGCCGCCTACTCCGCGATGCTGCGCGGCGCCAAGAAGGTGTTCGTCGTCGACCGGGTGACCGAGCGGCTGCAGAAGGCCGAAGAGATCGGCGCGATCCCGGTCAACTTCACCGAGGGCAGTCCGGTGGAGCAGATCAAGGACCAGACCGCGGGAGAAGGCACCGACAAGGGCATCGACGCGGTGGGCTACCAGGCCCAGTCCCAGGCACGCGGCGAGGAGCGCGAGGAGCCGGCGACCGTCCTGAACTCGCTCGTCGAGACGGTCCGGCCGACCGGAGCGCTCGGCATCCCTGGCCTGTACGTGCCGGCCGACCCCGGCGGGCCGGACGAGCAGGCCAAGAAGGGCATGCTGCTCGTGGCGATCGGCAGGCTCTTCGAGAAGGGACTGCGCCTGGGCACCGGCCAGTGCAACGTCAAGCGCTACAACCGGCAGCTGCGCGACATGATCATCGAGGGCCGGGCGCGGCCCGGCTTCGTCGTGTCGCACGAGCTGTCGCTCGACGAGGCACCGTCGGCGTACGAGAAGTTCGACAAGCGCGTCGAGGGCTACACCAAGGTCGTCCTGCACCCGAACCGGTGA